From a region of the Arvicanthis niloticus isolate mArvNil1 chromosome 6, mArvNil1.pat.X, whole genome shotgun sequence genome:
- the Fbxw5 gene encoding F-box/WD repeat-containing protein 5 isoform X1 — protein sequence MDEGGMPLLPDSLVYQIFLSLGPADVLAAGLVCRQWQAVSRDEFLWREQFYRYYQVARDVPRHPAATSWYEEFRRLYDMVPCVEVQTLKEHTDQVLHLSFSHSGYQFASCSKDCTVKIWNNDLTISLLHSADMRPYNWSYTQFSQFNQDDSLLLASGVFLGPHNSSSGEIAVISLDSFALLSRVRNKPYDVFGCWLTETSLISGNLHRIGDITSCSVLWLNNAFQDVESENVNVVKRLFKIQNLNASTIRTVMVADCSRFDSPDLLLDAGDQAGLPCRVFDLGGDTEEEATGPGLHTSGSGHVKEGLRRVFDGVLDGHGQLSDCALETKVAELLAQGHTKPPECSDADTRNKYLIFTTGCLTYSPHQIGIKQILPHQMTTAGPVLGEGRSSDAFFDALDHVIDVHGHIIGMGLSPDNRYLYVNSRAWPPGSVVADPMQPPPIAEEIDLLVFDLKTMREVKRALRAHRAYTPNDECFFIFLDVSRDFVASGAEDRHGYIWDRHYNICLAKLRHEDVVNSVAFSPQEQELLLTASDDATIKAWRSPRIVRVLQAPRPRPRPFFSWFASHRR from the exons ATGGATGAGGGGGGCATGCCCCTGCTCCCCGACAGCCTTGTCTACCAGATCTTCCTGAGCTTGGGCCCTGCAGATGTGCTGGCTGCTGGGCTGGTATGCCGCCAGTGGCAGGCTGTATCCCGGGATGAGTTCTTATGGAGGGAGCAGTTCTACCGCTACTACCAGGTGGCTCGAGATGTGCCCCGCCACCCAG CGGCCACATCCTGGTATGAGGAGTTCCGGCGGCTCTATGACATGGTACCCTGTGTGGAGGTGCAGACACTGAAAGAGCACACCGACCAGGTCCTGCACCTCAGCTTCTCCCACTCAGGGTACCAGTTTGCCTCCTGCTCCAAGGACTGCACAGTGAAG ATTTGGAACAACGACCTGACCATCTCACTGCTGCACAGTGCCGATATGAGGCCGTACAACTGGAGTTATACCCAGTTCTCCCAGTTTAACCAGGATGACTCACTGTTGCTGGCCTCAGGGGTGTTTCTGGGGCCACATAACTCCTCCTCAGGCGAGATAGCGGTCATCAGCTTAG ACTCCTTCGCCCTGCTGTCCCGTGTGCGAAACAAGCCCTATGATGTGTTTGGCTGCTGGCTCACAGAAACCAGCCTCATTTCGGGGAACCTGCACCGAATTGGAGATATCACTTCCTGCTCAGTGCTGTGGCTCAACAATGCCTTCCAG GATGTGGAGTCGGAGAATGTCAACGTGGTAAAGCGGCTCTTTAAGATCCAGAACCTCAATGCCAGCACCATCCGCACAGTGATGGTGGCTGACTGCAGCCGCTTTGATAGCCCGGACCTCCTGCTGGATGCTGGTGACCAGGCTGGGCTTCCCTGCCGAGTCTTTGACCTAGGTGGGGACACTGAAGAAGAGGCCACTGGCCCAGGTTTGCACACCTCTGGTTCTGGCCATGTCAAGGAAGGTTTACGGCGTGTGTTTGATGGCGTCTTGGATGGACATGGGCAGCTATCAGATTGTGCACTGGAGACCAAGGTGGCTGAGCTGCTGGCCCAGGGCCACACCAAGCCCCCAGAGTGTAGTGACGCTGACACCAGGAACAAGTACCTCATCTTCACCACTGGCTGCCTCACATACTCACCGCATCAGATTG GCATCAAGCAGATCCTGCCACACCAGATGACAACTGCAGGGCCCGTGCTGGGCGAGGGCCGCAGCTCAGATGCCTTCTTTGATGCACTGGACCACGTCATTGATGTGCACGGGCACATCATTGGCATGGGCCTGTCTCCTGATAACAG GTACCTGTATGTGAATAGCCGTGCCTGGCCCCCTGGCTCAGTGGTAGCTGACCCCATGCAGCCACCACCCATTGCAGAGGAGATTGACTTGCTGGTGTTTGATCTCAAGACCATGCGAGAGGTGAAGCGAGCTTTGCGAGCGCACCGTGCCTACACACCCAATGACGAGTGCTTCTTCATCTTCTTGGATGTCAGCAGGGATTTTGTGGCCAG TGGGGCTGAAGATCGGCATGGCTATATCTGGGACCGCCACTACAACATCTGCCTGGCCAAGCTGCGGCACGAGGATGTGGTCAACTCAGTGGCCTTTAGCCCCCAGGAGCAGGAGCTCCTGTTGACAGCCAGCGATGATGCCACTATCAAAGCCTGGCGTTCACCACGCATTGTCCGAGTCCTGCAGGCGCCACGTCCACGCCCACGTCCCTTCTTTTCCTGGTTTGCCAGCCATAGGCGCTGA
- the Lcn12 gene encoding epididymal-specific lipocalin-12 isoform X3 has protein sequence MRPWWALWLILTLPQTLEGQALDMPQGFSQMTSFQSDQFQGEWFVLGLADNTYKKDHRALLNFFISLFELKNNSQFQVTNSMTRGKRCNTWSYNLIPTTKPGQFTRDNRGSGPGADKENIQVIETDYTSFALVLALRQTSSQNITRVSLLGRNWRLPHKTIDRFICLTRTQNLTKNNFLFPDLTDWLPDPKVC, from the exons ATGCGCCCTTGGTGGGCTCTGTGGCTGATACTTACCCTGCCCCAAACCCTGGAGGGTCAGGCTCTGGACATGCCTCAAGGCTTTTCCCAGATGACGAGCTTCCAAAGTGACCAG TTTCAGGGGGAGTGGTTTGTCCTGGGTCTGGCGGACAACACCTACAAGAAAGACCACCGGGCCTTGCTGAATTTCTTCATCTCACTGTTCGAGCTCAAAAACAATAGTCAGTTTCAGGTGACCAACTCCATGACTCG GGGCAAGCGCTGTAACACTTGGTCCTATAACTTAATCCCAACAACCAAGCCTGGGCAATTCACCAGGGACAACAGAG GGTCAGGGCCTGGGGCAGACAAAGAAAACATACAGGTCATAGAGACAGACTATACCAGTTTCGCTCTGGTGCTGGCCCTCAGACAGACGAGCAGCCAGAACATCACAAGAGTCAGCCTTCTGG GTAGAAACTGGAGGCTTCCTCATAAGACAATAGACAGGTTCATCTGCCTGACCAGGACCCAAAACCTCACAAAGAATAACTTCCTCTTCCCTGATTTGACTG ACTGGTTACCGGATCCAAAAGTCTGCTGA
- the Lcn12 gene encoding epididymal-specific lipocalin-12 isoform X2: protein MRPWWALWLILTLPQTLEGQALDMPQGFSQMTSFQSDQFQGEWFVLGLADNTYKKDHRALLNFFISLFELKNNSQFQVTNSMTRGKRCNTWSYNLIPTTKPGQFTRDNRGSGPGADKENIQVIETDYTSFALVLALRQTSSQNITRVSLLGRNWRLPHKTIDRFICLTRTQNLTKNNFLFPDLTDSTLLDCLLYSASLFTEHWSSPMDIPEYGQHIPSRLVTGSKSLLKKEMVPIGRASPCPCSQHK, encoded by the exons ATGCGCCCTTGGTGGGCTCTGTGGCTGATACTTACCCTGCCCCAAACCCTGGAGGGTCAGGCTCTGGACATGCCTCAAGGCTTTTCCCAGATGACGAGCTTCCAAAGTGACCAG TTTCAGGGGGAGTGGTTTGTCCTGGGTCTGGCGGACAACACCTACAAGAAAGACCACCGGGCCTTGCTGAATTTCTTCATCTCACTGTTCGAGCTCAAAAACAATAGTCAGTTTCAGGTGACCAACTCCATGACTCG GGGCAAGCGCTGTAACACTTGGTCCTATAACTTAATCCCAACAACCAAGCCTGGGCAATTCACCAGGGACAACAGAG GGTCAGGGCCTGGGGCAGACAAAGAAAACATACAGGTCATAGAGACAGACTATACCAGTTTCGCTCTGGTGCTGGCCCTCAGACAGACGAGCAGCCAGAACATCACAAGAGTCAGCCTTCTGG GTAGAAACTGGAGGCTTCCTCATAAGACAATAGACAGGTTCATCTGCCTGACCAGGACCCAAAACCTCACAAAGAATAACTTCCTCTTCCCTGATTTGACTG ATTCTACTCTTCTGGACTGTCTTCTGTACTCTGCTTCCCTGTTCACAGAACACTGGAGTTCACCCATGGACATCCCTGAATACGGACAGCATATTCCTAGTAG ACTGGTTACCGGATCCAAAAGTCTGCTGAAGAAGGAAATGGTTCCTATCGGTAGAGCCTCACCCTGTCCCTGCTCtcaacacaaataa
- the Fbxw5 gene encoding F-box/WD repeat-containing protein 5 isoform X2 has translation MCWLLGWYAASGRLYPGMSSYGGSSSTATTRWLEMCPATQIWNNDLTISLLHSADMRPYNWSYTQFSQFNQDDSLLLASGVFLGPHNSSSGEIAVISLDSFALLSRVRNKPYDVFGCWLTETSLISGNLHRIGDITSCSVLWLNNAFQDVESENVNVVKRLFKIQNLNASTIRTVMVADCSRFDSPDLLLDAGDQAGLPCRVFDLGGDTEEEATGPGLHTSGSGHVKEGLRRVFDGVLDGHGQLSDCALETKVAELLAQGHTKPPECSDADTRNKYLIFTTGCLTYSPHQIGIKQILPHQMTTAGPVLGEGRSSDAFFDALDHVIDVHGHIIGMGLSPDNRYLYVNSRAWPPGSVVADPMQPPPIAEEIDLLVFDLKTMREVKRALRAHRAYTPNDECFFIFLDVSRDFVASGAEDRHGYIWDRHYNICLAKLRHEDVVNSVAFSPQEQELLLTASDDATIKAWRSPRIVRVLQAPRPRPRPFFSWFASHRR, from the exons ATGTGCTGGCTGCTGGGCTGGTATGCCGCCAGTGGCAGGCTGTATCCCGGGATGAGTTCTTATGGAGGGAGCAGTTCTACCGCTACTACCAGGTGGCTCGAGATGTGCCCCGCCACCCAG ATTTGGAACAACGACCTGACCATCTCACTGCTGCACAGTGCCGATATGAGGCCGTACAACTGGAGTTATACCCAGTTCTCCCAGTTTAACCAGGATGACTCACTGTTGCTGGCCTCAGGGGTGTTTCTGGGGCCACATAACTCCTCCTCAGGCGAGATAGCGGTCATCAGCTTAG ACTCCTTCGCCCTGCTGTCCCGTGTGCGAAACAAGCCCTATGATGTGTTTGGCTGCTGGCTCACAGAAACCAGCCTCATTTCGGGGAACCTGCACCGAATTGGAGATATCACTTCCTGCTCAGTGCTGTGGCTCAACAATGCCTTCCAG GATGTGGAGTCGGAGAATGTCAACGTGGTAAAGCGGCTCTTTAAGATCCAGAACCTCAATGCCAGCACCATCCGCACAGTGATGGTGGCTGACTGCAGCCGCTTTGATAGCCCGGACCTCCTGCTGGATGCTGGTGACCAGGCTGGGCTTCCCTGCCGAGTCTTTGACCTAGGTGGGGACACTGAAGAAGAGGCCACTGGCCCAGGTTTGCACACCTCTGGTTCTGGCCATGTCAAGGAAGGTTTACGGCGTGTGTTTGATGGCGTCTTGGATGGACATGGGCAGCTATCAGATTGTGCACTGGAGACCAAGGTGGCTGAGCTGCTGGCCCAGGGCCACACCAAGCCCCCAGAGTGTAGTGACGCTGACACCAGGAACAAGTACCTCATCTTCACCACTGGCTGCCTCACATACTCACCGCATCAGATTG GCATCAAGCAGATCCTGCCACACCAGATGACAACTGCAGGGCCCGTGCTGGGCGAGGGCCGCAGCTCAGATGCCTTCTTTGATGCACTGGACCACGTCATTGATGTGCACGGGCACATCATTGGCATGGGCCTGTCTCCTGATAACAG GTACCTGTATGTGAATAGCCGTGCCTGGCCCCCTGGCTCAGTGGTAGCTGACCCCATGCAGCCACCACCCATTGCAGAGGAGATTGACTTGCTGGTGTTTGATCTCAAGACCATGCGAGAGGTGAAGCGAGCTTTGCGAGCGCACCGTGCCTACACACCCAATGACGAGTGCTTCTTCATCTTCTTGGATGTCAGCAGGGATTTTGTGGCCAG TGGGGCTGAAGATCGGCATGGCTATATCTGGGACCGCCACTACAACATCTGCCTGGCCAAGCTGCGGCACGAGGATGTGGTCAACTCAGTGGCCTTTAGCCCCCAGGAGCAGGAGCTCCTGTTGACAGCCAGCGATGATGCCACTATCAAAGCCTGGCGTTCACCACGCATTGTCCGAGTCCTGCAGGCGCCACGTCCACGCCCACGTCCCTTCTTTTCCTGGTTTGCCAGCCATAGGCGCTGA
- the C8g gene encoding complement component C8 gamma chain yields the protein MLSPGAVLFFTLLLTASSLGQRTRKPYGSMSPISTIQAQANFNAQQFAGTWLLVAVGSACRFLQEQGHRAEATALHAAPQGAAIAVSTFRKLDGICWQIRQLFGITGVPGRFLLQAPQARGPVHVVVAETDYQNFAVLYLERARKLSVKLYARSLPVSDSVLNVFEQRVRGANLTEDQIYFFPKYGFCETADQFHILNEMPR from the exons ATGCTGTCCCCCGGGGCTGTGTTGTTCTTCACCCTGCTCTTGACAGCCAGTTCGCTGGGCCAAAGGACTCGAAAGCCTTATGGGTCTATGTCCCCCATCAGCACCATCCAGGCCCAGGCCAATTTCaatgctcagcag TTTGCAGGGACATGGCTCCTTGTGGCTGTGGGCTCTGCATGCCGCTTTCTTCAGGAGCAGGGACACCGGGCTGAGGCCACCGCATTGCATGCAGCTCCCCAGGGTGCAGCTATCGCTGTCAGCACCTTCCGAAAGCT aGATGGGATATGTTGGCAGATACGCCAACTCTTTGGAATCACAGGGGTTCCTGGCCGCTTCCTGCTCCAAG CCCCACAGGCCCGGGGGCCAGTGCATGTGGTTGTCGCTGAGACCGACTACCAGAACTTTGCCGTCTTGTATCTGGAGCGGGCGAGGAAGCTGTCTGTGAAACTGTATG CCCGCTCGCTGCCTGTGAGTGATTCTGTCCTAAATGTGTTTGAGCAGCGAGTCAGGGGAGCCAACCTGACAGAAGATCAGATTTACTTCTTTCCCAAGTATG GTTTCTGTGAGACTGCAGACCAATTCCACATCCTGAACG AGATGCCAAGATGA
- the Lcn12 gene encoding epididymal-specific lipocalin-12 isoform X1, which produces MRPWWALWLILTLPQTLEGQALDMPQGFSQMTSFQSDQFQGEWFVLGLADNTYKKDHRALLNFFISLFELKNNSQFQVTNSMTRGKRCNTWSYNLIPTTKPGQFTRDNRGSGPGADKENIQVIETDYTSFALVLALRQTSSQNITRVSLLGRNWRLPHKTIDRFICLTRTQNLTKNNFLFPDLTDSTLLDCLLYSASLFTEHWSSPMDIPEYGQHIPSRKVSGSLRLRGFRAESCLQPLTAGIRTSPQSPPSPGPFLIMPPPVHTCPATSEHPSMYHKHTDRHMLAHTHSHIHLHLSF; this is translated from the exons ATGCGCCCTTGGTGGGCTCTGTGGCTGATACTTACCCTGCCCCAAACCCTGGAGGGTCAGGCTCTGGACATGCCTCAAGGCTTTTCCCAGATGACGAGCTTCCAAAGTGACCAG TTTCAGGGGGAGTGGTTTGTCCTGGGTCTGGCGGACAACACCTACAAGAAAGACCACCGGGCCTTGCTGAATTTCTTCATCTCACTGTTCGAGCTCAAAAACAATAGTCAGTTTCAGGTGACCAACTCCATGACTCG GGGCAAGCGCTGTAACACTTGGTCCTATAACTTAATCCCAACAACCAAGCCTGGGCAATTCACCAGGGACAACAGAG GGTCAGGGCCTGGGGCAGACAAAGAAAACATACAGGTCATAGAGACAGACTATACCAGTTTCGCTCTGGTGCTGGCCCTCAGACAGACGAGCAGCCAGAACATCACAAGAGTCAGCCTTCTGG GTAGAAACTGGAGGCTTCCTCATAAGACAATAGACAGGTTCATCTGCCTGACCAGGACCCAAAACCTCACAAAGAATAACTTCCTCTTCCCTGATTTGACTG ATTCTACTCTTCTGGACTGTCTTCTGTACTCTGCTTCCCTGTTCACAGAACACTGGAGTTCACCCATGGACATCCCTGAATACGGACAGCATATTCCTAGTAGGAAAGTCTCGGGGAGCCTAAGGCTGAGAGGCTTCAGGGCTGAGTCCTGTCTTCAGCCTCTTACGGCTGGAATCAGGACTTCTCCCCAATCCCCACCCAGTCCTGGTCCATTTCTCATCATGCCACCTCCAGTACATACCTGCCCAGCCACATCTGAACACCCAAGCATGTACCACAAGCACACAGACAGGCATATGCTtgcacacacccactcacacatacacctTCACCTCTCTTTCTAG